A single window of Xylocopa sonorina isolate GNS202 chromosome 5, iyXylSono1_principal, whole genome shotgun sequence DNA harbors:
- the Tamo gene encoding PUB and ZnF_RBZ domain-containing protein tamozhennic isoform X2, with the protein MASDLIIKGKDRLQEISMKLEQSHLVYLQTDDSPLKLQQRHKLEGFIKEYLCLVPNENKYVFQETADILHRSAATLQDFSGYRAATAWSAISLYAANLLAQPWRREYRTLRSYSGYYKHEVEANLIGAELMFEQMGYKHTGLGVLTLEGPIDPDKVSSVSRDAIVAFVECQILKQIWENVSQKCTISWLEVLEFRENHVGTPEQAIRALNYRFLEKMHQNRTKSENYRDYHYPQSMCIDAASPSVPYHIMPPGYNMSPCQSEYRYIEDTNTIPGGYRYIQPINHGFVHRCSVYGCLPHGNKYLSSVNPYYGTAPGYARVPTGRLIELDMPVSVVNYDKLHNRKASHRISDLDELDFYRRQSSDGDHCDYEKIDKKSGKSGTERNSYDSWDFVYRNLESLGYSKDLGDREDILHKRECDSRLSKQKVFKQNDNDEKCNVYRTEKKRSGRTDTNEIDSSMTNGRHHHHQHDTLPFKKKSSSFDLMDSNRYHDASTESHSSPYNKEKRQGSQTLPIQRSHWSSDQIVKIADTLKNFELSRSENEDKIEDEGMKWSCATCTYLNSLSKEICEMCGKSRHKGNEDKPLASGGKECPQCTLVNEKNVSICDACGISLKDSPTYI; encoded by the exons ATGGCGAGTGACTTAATAATAAAAGGCAAAGACAGATTACAAGAAATTAGTATGAAACTAGAGCAAAGTCATTTGGTTTATCTGCAAACAGATGATAGTCCTTTGAAATTACAACAGCGCCATAAACTTGAAG GTTTTATTAAAGAATATCTCTGTCTTGTTccgaatgaaaataaatatgtgtttcaagaaactgcagatATATTGCATAGGTCAGCAGCTACGTTACAAGATTTTAGCGGGTACAGAGCTGCAACTGCCTGGAGTGCTATTTCTTTGTATGCGGCTAATCTTTTGGCCCAGCCTTGGAGAAGGGAATATAGAACATTAAGG TCTTATAGCGGATATTATAAACACGAGGTAGAAGCAAATCTAATAGGTGCAGAATTAATGTTTGAACAAATGGGATACAAACATACAGGGTTAGGAGTGCTTACTTTGGAGGGTCCCATTGATCCCGATAAAGTATCTAGTGTAAGCAGAGACGCGATAGTTGCTTTTGTTGAATGTCAG ATCTTGAAGCAAATATGGGAGAATGTTTCTCAGAAGTGTACCATCTCGTGGTTAGAAGTTTTAGAATTTCGTGAAAATCACGTTGGTACACCGGAGCAAGCCATTAGAGCCCTAAACTACCGTTTCCTTGAAAAAATGCATCAAAATCGAACGAAATCAGAAAATTATAGGGACTATCATTACCCACAATCCATGTGTATAGACGCAGCTTCACCGTCGGTACCTTATCATATTATGCCTCCTGGTTATAATATGTCTCCTTGTCAATCCGAGTATAGGTATATCGAAGATACAAACACGATACCAGGAGGTTATAGGTATATTCAACCAATAAATCACGGCTTTGTACATCGATGTAGTGTCTATGGATGTTTACCACATGGAAATAAATATTTGAGCAGCGTCAATCCTTACTACGGCACAGCACCTGGATATGCAAGAGTACCAACAGGTAGACTAATTGAACTCGATATGCCGGTGTCAGTCGTGAATTATGATAAATTACATAATCGTAAAGCGTCCCACCGAATATCGGATTTGGACGAACTAGATTTTTACAGAAGACAATCCAGCGATGGAGATCATTGCGACTACGAGAAGATTGATAAAAAATCCGGAAAATCGGGCACCGAAAGAAACAGCTACGATTCCTgggatttcgtatataggaattTAGAAAGTTTAGGATATTCTAAGGATCTCGGTGATCGTGaagatattttacataaacgaGAATGTGATTCCCGATTGAGTAAGCAAAAAGTGTTTAAACAAAACGACAATGAtgagaagtgtaatgtgtaTCGTACTGAGAAAAAGAGAAGCGGAAGAACCGATACGAATGAAATCGATTCGTCCATGACAAACGGACGACATCATCATCATCAACATGACACATTGCCCTTCAAAAAGAAGTCTTCTTCCTTTGATTTAATGGATTCCAATAGATATCACGATGCATCTACAGAGAGTCATTCATCTCCCTATAATAAAGAAAAAAGACAGGGCAGTCAGACCCTTCCGATTCAACGATCTCATTGGTCATCTGATCAAATTGTAAAAATTGCAGATACTTTAAAGAATTTCGAGCTCTCACGCTCTGAGAACGAAGACAAAATAGAAGATGAAGGTATGAAATGGAGTTGTGCTACTTGCACGTATCTTAATTCATTATCAAAAGAAATTTGTGAGATGTGTGGAAAGTCTAGACACAAAGGGAACGAAGATAAACCATTAGCGAGTGGTGGAAAAGAATGTCCACAGTGTACATTAGTAAATGAGAAAAATGTCTCGATCTGTGATGCTTGTGGTATCAGTTTGAAAGATTCACCTACTTATATTTAG
- the Tamo gene encoding PUB and ZnF_RBZ domain-containing protein tamozhennic isoform X1: MNQHLHSEYKRIGKLLVSLLRQHSITYAKILKNVIPMDSGKSFVTNMASDLIIKGKDRLQEISMKLEQSHLVYLQTDDSPLKLQQRHKLEGFIKEYLCLVPNENKYVFQETADILHRSAATLQDFSGYRAATAWSAISLYAANLLAQPWRREYRTLRSYSGYYKHEVEANLIGAELMFEQMGYKHTGLGVLTLEGPIDPDKVSSVSRDAIVAFVECQILKQIWENVSQKCTISWLEVLEFRENHVGTPEQAIRALNYRFLEKMHQNRTKSENYRDYHYPQSMCIDAASPSVPYHIMPPGYNMSPCQSEYRYIEDTNTIPGGYRYIQPINHGFVHRCSVYGCLPHGNKYLSSVNPYYGTAPGYARVPTGRLIELDMPVSVVNYDKLHNRKASHRISDLDELDFYRRQSSDGDHCDYEKIDKKSGKSGTERNSYDSWDFVYRNLESLGYSKDLGDREDILHKRECDSRLSKQKVFKQNDNDEKCNVYRTEKKRSGRTDTNEIDSSMTNGRHHHHQHDTLPFKKKSSSFDLMDSNRYHDASTESHSSPYNKEKRQGSQTLPIQRSHWSSDQIVKIADTLKNFELSRSENEDKIEDEGMKWSCATCTYLNSLSKEICEMCGKSRHKGNEDKPLASGGKECPQCTLVNEKNVSICDACGISLKDSPTYI; encoded by the exons ATGAATCAACATTTACATTCAGAATACAAGAGGATAGGGAAATTATTGGTTTCCCTGCTAAGACAACATTCAATCACTTATGCAAAGATACTAAAGAATGTGATTCCAATGGACAGTGGGAAATCGTTTG TGACTAACATGGCGAGTGACTTAATAATAAAAGGCAAAGACAGATTACAAGAAATTAGTATGAAACTAGAGCAAAGTCATTTGGTTTATCTGCAAACAGATGATAGTCCTTTGAAATTACAACAGCGCCATAAACTTGAAG GTTTTATTAAAGAATATCTCTGTCTTGTTccgaatgaaaataaatatgtgtttcaagaaactgcagatATATTGCATAGGTCAGCAGCTACGTTACAAGATTTTAGCGGGTACAGAGCTGCAACTGCCTGGAGTGCTATTTCTTTGTATGCGGCTAATCTTTTGGCCCAGCCTTGGAGAAGGGAATATAGAACATTAAGG TCTTATAGCGGATATTATAAACACGAGGTAGAAGCAAATCTAATAGGTGCAGAATTAATGTTTGAACAAATGGGATACAAACATACAGGGTTAGGAGTGCTTACTTTGGAGGGTCCCATTGATCCCGATAAAGTATCTAGTGTAAGCAGAGACGCGATAGTTGCTTTTGTTGAATGTCAG ATCTTGAAGCAAATATGGGAGAATGTTTCTCAGAAGTGTACCATCTCGTGGTTAGAAGTTTTAGAATTTCGTGAAAATCACGTTGGTACACCGGAGCAAGCCATTAGAGCCCTAAACTACCGTTTCCTTGAAAAAATGCATCAAAATCGAACGAAATCAGAAAATTATAGGGACTATCATTACCCACAATCCATGTGTATAGACGCAGCTTCACCGTCGGTACCTTATCATATTATGCCTCCTGGTTATAATATGTCTCCTTGTCAATCCGAGTATAGGTATATCGAAGATACAAACACGATACCAGGAGGTTATAGGTATATTCAACCAATAAATCACGGCTTTGTACATCGATGTAGTGTCTATGGATGTTTACCACATGGAAATAAATATTTGAGCAGCGTCAATCCTTACTACGGCACAGCACCTGGATATGCAAGAGTACCAACAGGTAGACTAATTGAACTCGATATGCCGGTGTCAGTCGTGAATTATGATAAATTACATAATCGTAAAGCGTCCCACCGAATATCGGATTTGGACGAACTAGATTTTTACAGAAGACAATCCAGCGATGGAGATCATTGCGACTACGAGAAGATTGATAAAAAATCCGGAAAATCGGGCACCGAAAGAAACAGCTACGATTCCTgggatttcgtatataggaattTAGAAAGTTTAGGATATTCTAAGGATCTCGGTGATCGTGaagatattttacataaacgaGAATGTGATTCCCGATTGAGTAAGCAAAAAGTGTTTAAACAAAACGACAATGAtgagaagtgtaatgtgtaTCGTACTGAGAAAAAGAGAAGCGGAAGAACCGATACGAATGAAATCGATTCGTCCATGACAAACGGACGACATCATCATCATCAACATGACACATTGCCCTTCAAAAAGAAGTCTTCTTCCTTTGATTTAATGGATTCCAATAGATATCACGATGCATCTACAGAGAGTCATTCATCTCCCTATAATAAAGAAAAAAGACAGGGCAGTCAGACCCTTCCGATTCAACGATCTCATTGGTCATCTGATCAAATTGTAAAAATTGCAGATACTTTAAAGAATTTCGAGCTCTCACGCTCTGAGAACGAAGACAAAATAGAAGATGAAGGTATGAAATGGAGTTGTGCTACTTGCACGTATCTTAATTCATTATCAAAAGAAATTTGTGAGATGTGTGGAAAGTCTAGACACAAAGGGAACGAAGATAAACCATTAGCGAGTGGTGGAAAAGAATGTCCACAGTGTACATTAGTAAATGAGAAAAATGTCTCGATCTGTGATGCTTGTGGTATCAGTTTGAAAGATTCACCTACTTATATTTAG
- the Pldn gene encoding biogenesis of lysosomal organelles complex 1 subunit pallidin codes for MMTDMEEAEAKILQSLIEKRNDEECEINFKEATKKLAEGLLNQYQAQLEQVERKLDEVRSKQETLLDQMQIENIKLQDTFDDVKLDEMFQTIKVSQGKLILMKKEMASIHERTFKLKKRALRLQQIKQKEALNREQQREQEIRREQELIGKPVIS; via the exons ATGATGACAGATATGGAAGAAGCAGAAGCGAAGATATTACAGTCGCTAATTGAAAAACGCAACGA TGAAGAAtgtgaaataaattttaaagAAGCCACAAAGAAATTAGCTGAAGGACTTCTAAATCAGTATCAAGCGCAATTGGAACAAGTTGAAAGAAAGCTTGACGAAGTAAG GAGTAAACAAGAAACTTTGCTCGATCAGATGCAAATTGAGAACATAAAACTACAAGATACCTTTGATGACGTTAAACTGGATGAAATG TTTCAAACTATTAAAGTTAGTCAAGGGaaattaattttaatgaaaAAAGAGATGGCTTCCATTCACGAACGGACATTCAAATTaaaa AAACGAGCATTAAGATTGcaacaaataaaacaaaaagaAGCCTTGAATAGGGAGCAACAACGTGAGCAAGAAATTCGTCGTGAACAAGAATTAATTGGTAAACCTGTCATAAGTTAA
- the Tamo gene encoding PUB and ZnF_RBZ domain-containing protein tamozhennic isoform X4 — MFDLLLRLLYFTLFLINITQPIVGNEFCDKPDEYGENNNKCDIQSSYSRNRYILYEINPPEGFNLRRDVFIRTAVFVKNLIKEEKEFKWQLVLPPWGNLYHWQSKHIGLQMQLPWSLFFDVPSLQKYVPVIEMYQFLQEYPSENEQTQLDIVYILQNDEEMFKTGIFKDKNEVVKCTNKLLQFNKIESKKYSGHFWGYHNITSKAIKCIQFHGMISSLRQNLKPNIYRSVMFDHMEIALHDFYGTQEYWKARRSMRYNSELYSIANEYRKVFLNSTNEHDRTERPDDWTEEKNKRNAVGGPYLSLHLRRRDFLVGRSPRVPSIKSAASQLKNKLEEFRLKFIFVATDATEKEFNELKGYLSDYTVLRFTPSNYVLNKFKDGGVAIIDQIICSYARYFIGTHESTFTFRIQEDREIIGFPAKTTFNHLCKDTKECDSNGQWEIVW; from the exons ATGTTCGACTTGTTACTAAGACTATtgtattttacattatttttaattaatattacgCAACCTATTGTTGGAAATGAGTTTTGTGATAAGCCAGATGAATAtggagaaaataataataaatgtgaCATTCAATCTAGTTATTCCCGAAACCG tTATATACTGTATGAAATCAATCCTCCAGAAGGTTTTAATTTGAGAAGAGATGTTTTTATTCGTACTGCAGTTTTtgtaaaaaatttaattaaagaagaaaaagaatttaaatggcaATTGGTTTTGCCACCATGGG GCAATTTATATCATTGGCAGAGTAAGCATATAGGACTTCAAATGCAATTACCATGGAGTCTGTTTTTTGACGTGCCAAGTTTACAAAAATATGTACCTGTTATTGAGATGTATCAATTTCTGCAAG AGTATCCTTCCGAAAATGAACAGACACAACTTgatattgtttatattttacAAAATGACGAAGAGATGTTTAAAACAGGTATATTTAAAGATAAAAATGAAGTTGTAAAATGTACAAATAAATTATTGCAATTTAATAAGATAGAATCTAAAAAGTATAGTGGACATTTTTGGGGATATCATAATATAACTTCTAAAGCTATTAAGTGTATTcaatttcatggtatgatatcaAGTCTTAGACAAAACCTTAAACCTAATATATATAG ATCTGTAATGTTTGATCATATGGAGATTGCCTTACACGACTTCTATGGAACACAGGAATATTGGAAAGCTAGGCGTAGTATGCGATATAATTCTGAGTTATACAGTATCGCGAATGAGTATAGAAAAGTCTTTCTTAATTCAACAAATGAGCATGATAGAACGGAACGACCAGATGACTGGACAGAAGAAAAG AATAAAAGAAATGCAGTTGGAGGACCCTATTTATCACTTCATCTCAGAAGACGTGATTTTTTAGTTGGTCGTTCTCCAAGAGTACCAAGCATAAAATCTGCTGCTTCCCAATTGAAAAACAAATTAGAAGAATTTAGATTGAAATTTATATTTGTCGCTACCGATGCTACAGAGAAAG AATTCAATGAACTCAAAGGATACTTATCCGACTATACAGTTCTTAGATTTACACCATCAAATTACGTGTTAAATAAGTTTAAAGATGGTGGAGTTGCAATTATAGATCAAATAATTTGTTCTTATGCTAG ATATTTCATAGGAACACATGAATCAACATTTACATTCAGAATACAAGAGGATAGGGAAATTATTGGTTTCCCTGCTAAGACAACATTCAATCACTTATGCAAAGATACTAAAGAATGTGATTCCAATGGACAGTGGGAAATCGTTTGgtaa
- the Tamo gene encoding PUB and ZnF_RBZ domain-containing protein tamozhennic isoform X3, with translation MFDLLLRLLYFTLFLINITQPIVGNEFCDKPDEYGENNNKCDIQSSYSRNRYILYEINPPEGFNLRRDVFIRTAVFVKNLIKEEKEFKWQLVLPPWGNLYHWQSKHIGLQMQLPWSLFFDVPSLQKYVPVIEMYQFLQEYPSENEQTQLDIVYILQNDEEMFKTGIFKDKNEVVKCTNKLLQFNKIESKKYSGHFWGYHNITSKAIKCIQFHGMISSLRQNLKPNIYRSVMFDHMEIALHDFYGTQEYWKARRSMRYNSELYSIANEYRKVFLNSTNEHDRTERPDDWTEEKNKRNAVGGPYLSLHLRRRDFLVGRSPRVPSIKSAASQLKNKLEEFRLKFIFVATDATEKEFNELKGYLSDYTVLRFTPSNYVLNKFKDGGVAIIDQIICSYARYFIGTHESTFTFRIQEDREIIGFPAKTTFNHLCKDTKECDSNGQWEIVCD, from the exons ATGTTCGACTTGTTACTAAGACTATtgtattttacattatttttaattaatattacgCAACCTATTGTTGGAAATGAGTTTTGTGATAAGCCAGATGAATAtggagaaaataataataaatgtgaCATTCAATCTAGTTATTCCCGAAACCG tTATATACTGTATGAAATCAATCCTCCAGAAGGTTTTAATTTGAGAAGAGATGTTTTTATTCGTACTGCAGTTTTtgtaaaaaatttaattaaagaagaaaaagaatttaaatggcaATTGGTTTTGCCACCATGGG GCAATTTATATCATTGGCAGAGTAAGCATATAGGACTTCAAATGCAATTACCATGGAGTCTGTTTTTTGACGTGCCAAGTTTACAAAAATATGTACCTGTTATTGAGATGTATCAATTTCTGCAAG AGTATCCTTCCGAAAATGAACAGACACAACTTgatattgtttatattttacAAAATGACGAAGAGATGTTTAAAACAGGTATATTTAAAGATAAAAATGAAGTTGTAAAATGTACAAATAAATTATTGCAATTTAATAAGATAGAATCTAAAAAGTATAGTGGACATTTTTGGGGATATCATAATATAACTTCTAAAGCTATTAAGTGTATTcaatttcatggtatgatatcaAGTCTTAGACAAAACCTTAAACCTAATATATATAG ATCTGTAATGTTTGATCATATGGAGATTGCCTTACACGACTTCTATGGAACACAGGAATATTGGAAAGCTAGGCGTAGTATGCGATATAATTCTGAGTTATACAGTATCGCGAATGAGTATAGAAAAGTCTTTCTTAATTCAACAAATGAGCATGATAGAACGGAACGACCAGATGACTGGACAGAAGAAAAG AATAAAAGAAATGCAGTTGGAGGACCCTATTTATCACTTCATCTCAGAAGACGTGATTTTTTAGTTGGTCGTTCTCCAAGAGTACCAAGCATAAAATCTGCTGCTTCCCAATTGAAAAACAAATTAGAAGAATTTAGATTGAAATTTATATTTGTCGCTACCGATGCTACAGAGAAAG AATTCAATGAACTCAAAGGATACTTATCCGACTATACAGTTCTTAGATTTACACCATCAAATTACGTGTTAAATAAGTTTAAAGATGGTGGAGTTGCAATTATAGATCAAATAATTTGTTCTTATGCTAG ATATTTCATAGGAACACATGAATCAACATTTACATTCAGAATACAAGAGGATAGGGAAATTATTGGTTTCCCTGCTAAGACAACATTCAATCACTTATGCAAAGATACTAAAGAATGTGATTCCAATGGACAGTGGGAAATCGTTTG TGACTAA